GTGAATTTGCTGCTGGAGCAGATAGGCAAAGAGCACCAGCAATATCATGATCAGGTCATTGCCATGATAGACACCATTAAGAATGGCGGCGGTAAAATTCCCGCACAGGTGATCCGTATTTTAAATGAAGAAGAGAAAGAGCTTCGTCTGGAATTAACCGGCTTGCGTGATCAAGTTCAGCGCTTTACCCAGCAATCGGTCATTGCGGTGGATAAACATGAAAGTTGGGTAATACAGGGAGTCGTACTCTTTACTCTGTTTGTTTATTCTCTGGGGACGATAATGCTGTTTATGATGTATCAGGTGATGCAGCACAGGCAAAAAGCGGTGGAAGAACTTGCCTACTTTGCCACTCATGATCCGCTGACAAAACTTATCAACCGCCGTTATTTCTTTGAACGTTTTGAGGAGGCGATCAATGCCGCCAAACGTCACCAACATCCTTTAAGTATTTGTGTCTGTGATTTGGATCATTTTAAGCAAATTAATGACACTTTGGGGCACCAGGCAGGGGACAAGGTTCTGGCAAGCTTTGGCGAACTTTTAACCGAGGTGAAACGCCCTGAGGACATTGCCGGGCGCTTTGGCGGCGATGAATTTGTTTTGTGTTTTCCCAATACTCACGGCAAAGATATTGTCCATATGGTGGAGCGGATCAGGGAAACTATGGCGAAAAAGGAATTTAAGCTTGCTGATAATAAACGCTTTTCGGTGAC
This genomic window from Thalassomonas viridans contains:
- a CDS encoding GGDEF domain-containing protein, which encodes MSKSTNTNANRYIFIIAFAIAALILVNGGFAYWQMHKIKTEFEDVANKDLPLVTQLLPLIDRQFEQTLLIEKLHQQSHGHQGVVIRTLEDSFIRTGEKFDTALATLKEFIVPLMSLGQPETRAEMIRVNLLLEQIGKEHQQYHDQVIAMIDTIKNGGGKIPAQVIRILNEEEKELRLELTGLRDQVQRFTQQSVIAVDKHESWVIQGVVLFTLFVYSLGTIMLFMMYQVMQHRQKAVEELAYFATHDPLTKLINRRYFFERFEEAINAAKRHQHPLSICVCDLDHFKQINDTLGHQAGDKVLASFGELLTEVKRPEDIAGRFGGDEFVLCFPNTHGKDIVHMVERIRETMAKKEFKLADNKRFSVTATFGIAEMDLNSRCQESLFEAADNALYQAKEKGRNTVVLYQN